A region from the Ciconia boyciana chromosome 1, ASM3463844v1, whole genome shotgun sequence genome encodes:
- the DLD gene encoding dihydrolipoyl dehydrogenase, mitochondrial: MQRWGRVSCALARRSHFDRIHHGLQGICAVSQRTYADQVDADVTVIGSGPGGYVAAIKAAQLGFKTVCVEKNETLGGTCLNVGCIPSKALLNNSHLYHLAHGKDFANRGIEITGIRLNLEKMMEQKSGAVKALTGGIAHLFKQNKVVHVSGFGKITGKNQVTATKEDGSTQVINTKNILIATGSEVAPFPGITIDEDNIVSSTGALSLKKVPEKMVVIGAGVIGVELGSVWQRLGADVTAVEFMGHVGGMGIDMEISKNFQRILQKQGLKFKLNTKVTGATKKPDGKIDVAVEAAAGGKAEVITCDVLLVCIGRRPFTKNLGLEDIGIELDKRGRIPVNNRFQTKIPNIYAIGDVVAGPMLAHKAEDEGIICVEGMAGGAVHIDYNCVPSVIYTHPEVAWVGKSEEQLKEEGIEYKIGKFPFAANSRAKTNADTDGMVKILSQKSTDRMLGAHILGAGAGEMVNEAALAMEYGASCEDVARVCHAHPTVSEAFREANLAASFGKAINF, encoded by the exons ATGCAGCGCTGGGGACGCGTCTCCTGCGCGCTCGCTCGG aGAAGCCATTTTGATCGAATTCATCATGGTCTCCAGGGAATTTGTGCAGTGTCACAAAGGACTTATGCTGATCAAG TTGATGCCGATGTCACAGTTATTGGCTCAGGTCCTGGAGGGTACGTTGCTGCTATCAAAGCAGCTCAGCTTGGATTTAAG ACCGTctgtgtagaaaaaaatgaaaccttagGTGGAACCTGTTTGAATGTTGGATGTATTCCATCCAAG GCCTTGCTGAACAACTCACATCTGTATCACTTGGCCCATGGAAAAGATTTCGCTAATAGAGGAATTGAAA tTACAGGAATCCGTTTGAATCTAGAGAAGATGATGGAACAGAAGAGTGGTGCAGTGAAGGCCTTAACAGGTGGAATTGctcatttatttaaacaaaacaag GTTGTACATGTATCTGGGTTTGGAAAAATAACTGGCAAAAACCAAGTCACTGCAACCAAAGAAGATGGCAGCACACAAGTTATAAATACAAAGAACATACTTATAGCCACAGGCTCAGAAGTTGCTCCCTTCCCTGGAATTACT ATTGATGAAGATAATATCGTGTCATCCACTGGTGCACTGTCACTGAAGAAAGTTCCTGAAAAGATGGTTGTCATTGGTGCAGGAGTCATTGGTGTAGAACTG GGTTCAGTTTGGCAGCGCCTCGGTGCAGATGTGACAGCTGTTGAGTTCATGGGCCATGTTGGTGGAATGGGAATTGATATGGAGATCTCTAAGAACTTCCAACGTATTCTTCAGAAGCAGGGACTTAAGTTTAAACTGAACACCAAAGTTACTGGTGCTACCAAGAAACCAGATGGAAAAATCGATGTAGC TGTTGAAGCTGCTGCAGGTGGCAAGGCAGAAGTAATAACTTGTGATGTGCTCCTAGTTTGCATCGGTAGACGTCCTTTTACAAAAAATCTAGGTCTCGAGGATATTGGAATTGAACTTGATAAGAGGGGGAGAATCCCAGTCAATAACAGATTCCAAACCAAAATTCCAAA CATCTATGCTATTGGTGATGTAGTTGCTGGACCTATGCTGGCCCACAAAGCTGAGGATGAAGGCATTATTTGTGTAGAAGGGATGGCTGGGGGAGCAGTTCACATTGACTATAACTGCGTACCTTCTGTCATATACACTCACCCTGAAGTGGCCTGGGTTGGCAAATCAGAAGAACAGCTGAAAGAAGAG GGTATAGAATACAAAATTGGGAAATTTCCATTTGCTGCAAACAGTAGAGCAAAGACAAATGCTGACACAGATGGCATGGTGAAGATACTTAGTCAAAAATCAACAGACAGGATGTTGGGTGCTCACATTTTAGGCGCA GGTGCTGGTGAAATGGTTAATGAAGCTGCCCTTGCTATGGAATATGGAGCATCATGTGAAGATGTAGCCAGAGTTTGCCATGCCCATCCa ACAGTGTCAGAAGCCTTCAGGGAAGCAAACCTAGCAGCATCTTTTGGCAAAGCTATCAACTTCTAA